Proteins encoded by one window of Candidatus Stoquefichus sp. SB1:
- a CDS encoding MerR family transcriptional regulator has protein sequence MKIQEVCDLLHLTKKAIYYYEKQGLLSISKDKNGYRIFDEFDIERLHEISLYRKLNIEIHEIKRLIQADDKEKIDILNTIYHHKKTEHELQKKELEYFKKMIDQDVSLSILDEQIDYQNIAKAIQEQVPGLYGQLFIQHFLPYLQGSIQNDKQAKAYQTIINFWDHTELKLPLGIRFVAWLNRNKETSMIEAFHQSEKMKEDFLNDEDAYEKAKQLMETYYLKSQHILFKIIQYQQRQLKIQLQKVGYNDIFLPAMCELSPEYHEYSQKWQKLNTKLMQDLGMYYDHKMRLCRKE, from the coding sequence ATGAAGATACAAGAAGTTTGTGATTTGTTACATTTAACGAAAAAAGCGATATATTATTATGAAAAACAAGGTCTTTTGTCTATCTCAAAAGATAAAAATGGATATCGGATTTTTGATGAGTTTGATATTGAAAGATTACATGAGATTTCATTATATCGAAAATTAAATATCGAAATACATGAAATTAAGCGTCTTATCCAAGCTGATGATAAAGAAAAAATTGATATCTTAAATACAATATATCATCATAAAAAGACTGAACATGAATTACAGAAGAAGGAACTTGAATATTTTAAAAAAATGATTGATCAAGATGTTTCTTTGAGTATTTTAGATGAACAGATTGATTATCAGAATATTGCTAAGGCTATACAAGAACAAGTTCCCGGTTTATATGGACAATTATTTATACAGCATTTCTTACCTTATTTACAAGGTTCAATTCAAAATGACAAACAGGCGAAAGCCTATCAAACAATTATTAACTTTTGGGATCATACAGAATTAAAATTACCATTGGGGATTCGCTTCGTTGCTTGGCTTAATCGAAATAAAGAAACTTCAATGATAGAAGCTTTTCATCAGAGTGAAAAGATGAAAGAGGACTTTTTAAATGATGAAGATGCTTATGAAAAAGCAAAGCAGTTAATGGAAACATATTATCTTAAGTCACAACATATTTTATTTAAAATCATTCAGTATCAGCAAAGACAATTGAAAATACAATTACAAAAGGTTGGATATAATGATATCTTTTTACCAGCGATGTGTGAATTATCACCAGAATATCATGAATATTCTCAGAAATGGCAGAAGTTAAATACAAAACTTATGCAGGATTTAGGTATGTATTATGATCATAAAATGAGGTTATGTAGGAAAGAGTGA
- a CDS encoding response regulator transcription factor encodes MKKILLVEDDFALAKSLKVALEMKQYQIEIADCYEIAVRMFQHMTFDILILDIQLPDGDGIELCQYIRKQSQLPILFLTANDNEDMLIKGLNSGGDDYMTKPFRIKELYARLQALLRRTQSWQEKILVGDLQIDLERREVFMNKQEIHLSAIDFDILKMLMVHKNQVLTRQQLLEAIDQENDFVEDNTLSVHVKRLRDKLGTYHGHSYIETVRGIGYRLNKEVLYEDE; translated from the coding sequence ATGAAGAAAATTTTATTAGTAGAAGATGATTTTGCCTTAGCAAAGTCATTAAAAGTTGCATTAGAAATGAAACAATATCAAATTGAAATCGCTGACTGTTATGAAATTGCAGTCAGAATGTTTCAGCATATGACATTTGATATACTTATATTAGATATTCAATTACCTGATGGTGATGGTATTGAGCTTTGTCAGTATATACGCAAACAATCACAATTACCAATTTTATTTTTAACCGCTAATGATAATGAAGATATGTTAATCAAGGGATTAAATAGTGGTGGTGATGATTATATGACAAAGCCTTTTCGTATTAAAGAACTCTATGCAAGGCTGCAGGCACTTTTAAGACGTACTCAATCTTGGCAGGAGAAAATTCTTGTAGGCGATTTACAAATTGATTTGGAACGTAGAGAAGTTTTTATGAATAAGCAGGAAATTCATCTATCCGCTATAGATTTTGATATATTAAAAATGCTGATGGTTCATAAAAACCAAGTATTAACACGTCAGCAGCTATTAGAAGCGATTGATCAAGAAAATGATTTTGTAGAAGATAATACACTCTCAGTCCATGTGAAAAGACTTCGTGATAAATTAGGAACATATCATGGACATTCATATATAGAAACAGTGAGAGGAATTGGTTATAGATTAAATAAAGAGGTATTATATGAAGACGAATAA
- a CDS encoding ABC transporter permease: MFKHNYLQKLAFDNIRKQKKFYKFIFISLVMVFVLSTVISILFASYEDIGYRERYQRYGIWSVVVKNSNDTVIQQLKADDIDVGYVYDLGDVRYQGQKVGAMSSLDHTAQKLAKLNLIDGRMPVQQDEIILEEDQFMNLGIPQKINQTLELTTLHQDQELTKEYKIVGIVSNYTQIYTTTLGNIITTQITSPQYDALLYSQDNLNLWNKIVDKELETEVQLNIKTYNYYLNLNHHYDEGDYTKILRRLIVFIGFVGVLGTMVSAMAKRTENFTLMRAIGATSKQIQKMVVYEGIILIFIALLVGLSIGILLSVIVLYTYHQLMNAPFIFMINKTFYIQFSLSLLTSIIGIFIPSFQAYFVPLSGKIQQKVKKHRVRNIRKNNILSLSFKEFTNHKMVSFLLVAIIFIGIMIGDLMSLSVESYKDTNRSMNEEDDFDYILENNSAEFSQTELNNLSHLSGVESQIIHSQEIYATWPGIENEKSMISHRKLNDSLLLNDDSPLYQRMSIYYYENENMVKEVLNNNGIIGRFPENDNEILIVKPCIQVHEGGYGTSLEHSQCQNSVQDEDLKVGNTLSISYIDEHNRERGKTINTEFKIVGVIEFDNVIRKEERLFDYSFTAITNASTYQKYFENQKQLCYFDIDDQSAMFPLKKELFEMKKKYPDSYYQDTYTELQLQHIQNVEMILKDCSFFFIFLTGTMVLTYLQRKIKVLSLKSEIGLYRAIGMTKKQLYFIHLFYGIIIYLLAVILYLSFYISNLAMANLNYDEIISTVFSPINSMVLVALGICFIATIYFPIHSQLKENLLSSISKDS; the protein is encoded by the coding sequence ATGTTTAAACATAATTATTTACAAAAACTTGCTTTTGATAATATTCGTAAACAAAAAAAGTTTTATAAATTTATTTTTATTTCTTTAGTGATGGTCTTTGTTTTATCAACAGTCATTTCAATTCTTTTTGCATCATATGAAGACATCGGATATCGCGAAAGATATCAAAGATATGGAATATGGAGTGTTGTTGTTAAAAATTCTAATGATACAGTTATTCAGCAGTTAAAAGCTGATGATATAGATGTAGGATATGTTTATGATTTAGGAGATGTTCGTTATCAGGGACAAAAAGTAGGCGCAATGTCATCTTTAGATCATACTGCTCAAAAACTTGCAAAGTTAAATCTGATAGATGGAAGAATGCCGGTTCAGCAAGATGAAATTATTCTAGAAGAAGACCAATTTATGAATCTGGGGATTCCTCAAAAAATCAATCAGACCTTAGAACTGACAACTCTCCATCAAGACCAAGAATTGACAAAAGAATATAAAATTGTAGGGATTGTTAGTAATTATACACAGATTTATACAACTACATTGGGGAATATCATAACTACCCAAATAACATCACCTCAGTATGATGCTTTACTTTATTCTCAAGATAATTTAAATCTATGGAATAAGATTGTTGATAAAGAATTAGAAACAGAAGTGCAATTGAATATAAAGACTTACAACTATTATTTAAATTTAAATCATCACTATGATGAAGGAGACTATACAAAAATATTAAGAAGATTGATTGTTTTTATCGGATTTGTAGGTGTGTTAGGAACAATGGTCTCTGCAATGGCAAAAAGGACTGAGAATTTCACATTGATGAGAGCTATTGGAGCAACCTCTAAGCAAATTCAAAAAATGGTTGTTTATGAAGGGATTATCTTAATTTTTATCGCATTATTAGTAGGTTTAAGTATTGGTATTCTTTTGAGTGTCATTGTTTTGTATACTTATCATCAATTGATGAATGCACCGTTTATATTTATGATCAATAAAACTTTTTATATTCAATTTTCACTAAGTTTATTGACGTCAATAATAGGTATATTCATTCCATCCTTTCAAGCTTATTTTGTTCCATTAAGTGGGAAGATTCAGCAAAAAGTAAAAAAACATCGGGTCAGAAATATACGAAAAAACAATATCTTATCGTTATCTTTTAAAGAATTTACAAATCATAAAATGGTATCTTTTCTTTTGGTTGCGATTATATTTATTGGTATTATGATAGGTGATTTGATGAGTCTTTCAGTTGAATCATATAAAGATACAAATCGTTCTATGAATGAAGAAGATGATTTTGATTATATTTTGGAGAACAATTCAGCAGAATTTTCACAAACTGAACTTAATAACTTATCACATCTTAGTGGTGTTGAGTCTCAAATTATACATAGTCAGGAAATCTATGCAACATGGCCAGGAATTGAGAATGAAAAAAGCATGATTTCTCATCGGAAATTAAATGATTCTTTATTATTGAATGATGACTCTCCTTTATATCAGAGAATGTCTATTTATTATTATGAAAATGAAAATATGGTGAAAGAAGTTTTGAATAACAATGGCATTATAGGACGTTTTCCTGAAAATGATAATGAGATTTTAATTGTTAAACCTTGCATTCAAGTACATGAAGGCGGTTATGGAACTTCTCTTGAACATTCTCAATGTCAGAATAGTGTTCAGGATGAAGATCTTAAAGTAGGCAATACGCTTTCTATTTCTTATATTGATGAGCATAATAGAGAGAGAGGTAAAACAATTAATACAGAGTTTAAAATTGTTGGAGTGATTGAATTTGATAATGTTATACGAAAAGAAGAAAGGCTTTTTGATTATTCATTTACAGCTATCACCAATGCTTCAACATATCAAAAGTATTTTGAAAATCAAAAACAGTTATGTTATTTTGATATTGATGATCAATCTGCTATGTTTCCATTGAAAAAAGAATTATTTGAAATGAAGAAAAAATATCCAGATAGTTATTATCAAGATACATATACTGAATTACAATTACAACATATTCAGAATGTTGAGATGATTTTAAAAGATTGTTCATTTTTCTTTATATTCTTAACAGGAACAATGGTTTTAACATATTTACAAAGAAAAATAAAAGTTCTATCTTTAAAATCTGAAATAGGACTTTATAGAGCAATTGGAATGACAAAAAAACAACTTTATTTTATCCATTTGTTTTATGGAATCATTATTTATCTTTTGGCAGTTATACTTTATTTATCATTCTATATATCCAATTTAGCAATGGCTAATTTAAATTATGATGAAATCATTAGTACTGTTTTTTCACCAATAAATAGTATGGTTCTCGTTGCATTAGGAATATGTTTTATTGCAACTATATATTTTCCAATTCATAGTCAATTAAAAGAGAATCTTCTTTCTTCAATATCAAAAGATTCATAA
- a CDS encoding ABC transporter ATP-binding protein, translating to METVVKMHQVSKVYGENEAAVHALKNVDLEIEQGTFVTIIGKSGSGKSTLLHVMGGLEKPDGGKVVIQDISLYDLKDDELTILRRRQIGFVFQFFNLIPSQNVYENIILPMRLDGRKEDPEYVEDIIQMLGLEDKKLSYIDELSGGQQQRVAIARALASKPTIILLDEPTGNLDSQNSEEVMDLLKISQRKYNQTIVMVTHDAMMANKADRVITIEDGQIVGDQHV from the coding sequence ATGGAAACAGTTGTTAAAATGCATCAAGTGAGTAAAGTGTATGGGGAAAATGAGGCTGCTGTACATGCTTTAAAGAATGTTGATTTAGAGATTGAACAGGGAACTTTTGTGACTATCATTGGGAAAAGTGGCTCTGGAAAATCAACTTTGCTACATGTTATGGGAGGATTGGAAAAACCTGATGGTGGAAAGGTTGTCATTCAGGATATCTCATTATATGACTTAAAAGACGATGAATTGACCATTTTAAGAAGAAGGCAAATAGGTTTTGTTTTTCAATTCTTTAATCTAATACCAAGTCAAAATGTCTATGAGAATATCATTTTGCCAATGCGTTTAGATGGAAGAAAAGAAGATCCTGAGTATGTTGAAGATATTATTCAGATGCTAGGATTAGAAGATAAGAAGCTTTCTTATATTGATGAACTTTCTGGAGGACAGCAACAAAGAGTTGCTATTGCACGTGCTTTAGCATCTAAACCAACTATTATTTTATTAGATGAGCCAACAGGGAATTTAGATTCACAAAATAGTGAAGAAGTCATGGATCTTTTGAAAATTTCACAACGTAAGTATAATCAAACAATTGTTATGGTTACACATGATGCTATGATGGCTAATAAGGCTGATCGAGTCATTACAATTGAGGATGGTCAAATTGTAGGTGATCAACATGTTTAA
- a CDS encoding sensor histidine kinase: protein MKTNNREFIKLKYMTIIILLLFIVVYIVGLSRDIMFISGIFLIGSLYFVFYQTVSHLYHEMREVIAYASDDQQAIIKDGDLGLLYDEMVRLKKRTSAYEDVIQQEKNTLRQTIEDICHQLKTPLTSISIYNDLLLEGEIQENYFIEIHQQLEKMKYLISSLLTLAKLQSSQIEFEFEYQSIQEVIQLSLQSLQSLIEKTHTDIHIENIQTCFYYDESWLQEALSNILKNSLEHHCTHIDITFQEHQQYLKVFIYNDGEPIHEKDLPHIFERFYHTQKQQGVGIGLALSKEIIEKHHGSIQAYNDNDGVVFEILFPRYQVNNKLKLS, encoded by the coding sequence ATGAAGACGAATAATAGAGAGTTTATCAAATTGAAATATATGACGATTATCATTTTGCTTTTATTTATTGTTGTTTATATAGTTGGTCTTTCAAGAGATATCATGTTTATTTCTGGCATTTTTTTGATTGGAAGTCTTTACTTTGTTTTTTATCAGACAGTTAGCCATTTGTATCATGAAATGCGAGAAGTGATTGCATATGCATCTGATGACCAACAAGCTATCATCAAAGATGGAGATTTAGGATTACTGTATGATGAAATGGTGCGTCTAAAAAAGAGAACATCAGCTTATGAAGATGTTATTCAGCAAGAAAAGAATACACTTCGACAAACAATTGAAGATATTTGTCATCAGTTAAAAACACCTCTTACAAGTATATCTATATATAATGATCTTTTGTTAGAAGGAGAAATTCAAGAAAACTATTTTATTGAAATTCATCAGCAACTTGAAAAAATGAAATACTTGATTAGCAGTCTTTTAACATTAGCAAAATTACAAAGCAGTCAAATTGAATTTGAATTTGAATATCAATCTATCCAAGAAGTCATTCAATTATCCTTACAGTCTTTACAATCTTTAATTGAAAAAACACATACTGATATACATATTGAAAATATCCAAACCTGTTTTTATTATGATGAAAGTTGGCTTCAAGAAGCCTTATCAAATATATTGAAAAATTCTTTAGAACATCATTGTACACATATCGATATTACATTTCAGGAACATCAACAGTATTTAAAAGTGTTTATTTATAATGATGGTGAACCCATTCATGAAAAAGATCTGCCACATATTTTTGAGAGATTTTATCATACGCAAAAACAACAAGGCGTTGGGATTGGATTAGCTCTATCAAAAGAAATTATAGAAAAACATCATGGCAGTATTCAGGCTTATAATGATAATGATGGTGTTGTATTTGAAATTCTTTTTCCACGATATCAGGTAAATAACAAATTAAAACTGTCATGA